Proteins from a single region of Argiope bruennichi chromosome 6, qqArgBrue1.1, whole genome shotgun sequence:
- the LOC129973009 gene encoding bis(5'-nucleosyl)-tetraphosphatase PrpE [asymmetrical]-like: MPILKFKITVLVHLGCMFILVASKVFDDQGCQAHTPEKHYPPSVPHQTLNKEFLDQFNEIIVIGDQHGCYDEEQLLINRFQLNDTVLKIFTGDFTRKGPKNLEVVRYIKNCKSCVSVRGNNDEKTLLRIWANDNKANYTYHPIDKWMADLTQDEIDWMKELPYSLYLPSMNARVCHGGFLPGGIPIEDNRPYTIMNIRTVIADPKCPGGWRPTRAEFISNLTSLPTFPWASQWRGPEHVYFGHDHARQLQLYPFATGVDTACVRGHYMTGHFIKGPRAGTFATQPALNQYYPGKV, translated from the coding sequence ATGCCCATTCTGAAATTTAAGATAACTGTCTTGGTGCATCTGGGCTGCATGTTTATCCTTGTGGCATCTAAAGTGTTCGACGACCAAGGATGTCAAGCTCATACTCCAGAGAAGCACTACCCACCTTCTGTTCCTCACCAGACATTGAACAAGGAATTTTTGGatcaattcaatgaaattatagttattggTGATCAACATGGTTGCTACGACGAAGAGCAGTTGCTCATAAATAGATTCCAGTTAAACGAtacagttcttaaaatatttacaggAGACTTTACAAGGAAAGGTCCCAAAAATCTCGAAGTTGTTCGGTATATCAAGAACTGCAAATCATGTGTTAGTGTTAGAGGCAATAATGATGAGAAAACATTGCTAAGAATTTGGGCAAATGACAATAAAGCCAATTATACTTACCATCCAATTGATAAATGGATGGCTGATTTAACCCAAGATGAAATTGACTGGATGAAAGAACTCCCATATTCGCTGTATCTTCCAAGCATGAATGCCCGAGTATGCCATGGAGGATTTTTACCAGGAGGTATACCCATTGAAGATAACCGACCATACACAATTATGAATATCAGAACTGTTATCGCTGATCCAAAATGCCCAGGAGGATGGCGACCAACTAGAGCAGAGTTTATATCTAATCTCACCAGCTTGCCAACTTTCCCTTGGGCTTCACAATGGCGTGGACCAGAGCATGTTTATTTTGGGCATGATCATGCAAGGCAACTACAATTGTATCCATTCGCAACTGGTGTTGATACCGCCTGTGTTCGAGGGCATTACATGACAGGCCATTTCATCAAAGGTCCCAGAGCTGGTACATTCGCCACTCAACCAGCTTTAAACCAATATTACCCTGGGAAAGtgtga